The segment CTTGTTTGGGCATAGCATGGGTTCCTTTTTGGTTCAAAAATATATCTTTACCTATCCGACAGATCAATTAGCCGGTGTGATATTATCCGGATCCAACGGCAAAAAGGCACCTCTTCTATTGAACGTAGCGGAAATGATAGCAAAAAGGCGTTTGAAGAAATTGGGGCCTAAACATAGGGATGAATTTCTAAATAGTCTTATGTTTAGCGATTTTAACAAGAAATTTAGGCCAAACAAAACGCCGTTTGACTGGCTAAGTCGCAATGATGAAGAGGTACAAAAGTATGCGAACAACCCACAATGCGGCTTTGTGTCGTCAACAGGATATTTCTATGATTTATTGCGGGCCCTTAAAGGCTTACATACCTATCAAAACATGTCACAAATAAGAAAAGAACTCCCAATATATATTTTTTCTGGAGACAAAGACCCAGTTGGGAACTTCGGAAAAGGAATTAAGAACCTGGTCTCTTCATATCATCGACACGGGCTACAGGATGTTACCTACAAGCTATATCCCGAGGGAAGACACGAAATGCTCAACGAAACCAACAAAGACGAGGTAATTGAAGACACCTTAGCCTGGTTAAGAAAATATTGCGAATAAGATGTGCTTTAATATTATTTTAGTAGACTAAATAAGAGGTTTTTAAAAGGCCATTATTATGTTAACGAAAAACAGGAATTGGTGGAGTAACCTCGAAATGGAAACTATCTACAAAGCAGCTTAAAGCAAAGGCGATAACAATATGGTACACTGGAGGAATAATTTTCTGAATCTTAAGAATATGGCTGGGGGGTATTCAAAGATATGACTTATAAATTTAAAGTTGCGTTAATAGCAGGAGCCAAGAGTACAAGTGAAGTAATTCAAAATCAATTAGATCAATTATTGGGTGAATTTTTGGATATTTCATCCTTTTCAATTGAAGAATGGATGAACAGTAAGGTTGATATTAACTTGGCACTAGTTAGTACTCATACACTCGCCCGCCAAGTTGCCCAGAATATAAAATCTGGAACGAAAATCATAGTTATTCGACGTACACTGCTTAAAAAACATTGGGAAAAAGTTTTAACTATACCTCCTCGAGAGAAGCTTATGTTGGTAAATGATGAACGGGATTCTGCCGTCGAGACAATTGCACTTTTGTATGAATTAGGAGCTAGACACATAGACTTGGCCCCTTACTATCCAGCTATAGAAGATGTACCCCATATTAAAAAATCGATAACTCCGGGAGAGCTTCAGTTGGTTCCCAAACATGTAAAAGAAATTATCGATATTGGACATCGAGTTATTGACGTAAATACAATTGCAGATATCCTAACCTTTTTTGGTGTTTTAAATGAAGAAACCCAGAGTATTTTAATGGCATATACTGAACAAATCATTCCAAGAAGCCAAGGATTGCAATTTACCATGGAAGGCTTATCCCACATGAATACTCTCTTACATAAGACATTAGATACAGTTCATGTCGGGGTAATTGCATACGAAATTAATGGCATTATAACCATATTTAATAGAGCAGCGGAGAATATTTTTAGCAGGAATTCTTGGGAAATAGTGGGGCAAAAGATAGATAAATTCTTAAAACATGAAAATATAGGATTGCTCAGTACCGAAGACGAAATAAAAGACATTTTAATAAAGGTTGGGCAGCAAAATATTATTTTTAATAAATTAGACCTATCAAGCGGGGGCCAAATTACTGGAGGGGTAATGACTCTGCAAGTTGCAACCAAGGTCGAGGAATTAGGTCAAAAGCTTAGGTCTGAGCTTAGAAGCAGGGGGCATCAATCAAAATATTCATTTAGGGATTTAATATTTAAGAGTGACAAAATGAAACATTGTGTTAGCAGAGCGTTAAAAATGTCAGGTTCTAATTCAAACATTTTGATTCTCGGCGAAACCGGGACTGGAAAGGAACTATTTGCCCATGCTATTCATAACTCCTCACCACGGTCAAAGTTTTCATTCGTAGCAATAAACTGTAGTGCATTACCGGATAATCTTTTAGAGAGTGAATTATTTGGTTATGAAGACGGGGCTTTTACTGGAGCAAAAAAAGGGGGGAAACCAGGACTTTTTGAGCAGGCTCACCATGGAACAATTTTTTTAGACGAAATAGGTGATGTTTCTCAAAATTTGCAACGGAGATTTCTTCGGGTGCTTCAACAAAAGGAAGTTTTAAAAGTAGGTGGTACTAAAGTTGTTACGGTAGATGTGCGTGTCATAGCAGCTACAAATCGTAACCTAGCTAAATTAGTTAGGGAGGGTGAATTTCGTGATGATCTCTATTACCGTCTTAAAGTATTGCAACTGGAGGTGCCTCCCCTTAGAGAAAGAATTGAAGAC is part of the Metallumcola ferriviriculae genome and harbors:
- a CDS encoding alpha/beta hydrolase; protein product: MKEKTFTFHDKEDVEIFVYKWMSDKPIKGIVQVAHGMAETASRYRYFAEELTKQGFLVYANDHRGHGNTAKEHDNLGYCGEDGFNKMVENLYDLNQIISKEQPHCPLFLFGHSMGSFLVQKYIFTYPTDQLAGVILSGSNGKKAPLLLNVAEMIAKRRLKKLGPKHRDEFLNSLMFSDFNKKFRPNKTPFDWLSRNDEEVQKYANNPQCGFVSSTGYFYDLLRALKGLHTYQNMSQIRKELPIYIFSGDKDPVGNFGKGIKNLVSSYHRHGLQDVTYKLYPEGRHEMLNETNKDEVIEDTLAWLRKYCE
- a CDS encoding sigma-54 interaction domain-containing protein — its product is MTYKFKVALIAGAKSTSEVIQNQLDQLLGEFLDISSFSIEEWMNSKVDINLALVSTHTLARQVAQNIKSGTKIIVIRRTLLKKHWEKVLTIPPREKLMLVNDERDSAVETIALLYELGARHIDLAPYYPAIEDVPHIKKSITPGELQLVPKHVKEIIDIGHRVIDVNTIADILTFFGVLNEETQSILMAYTEQIIPRSQGLQFTMEGLSHMNTLLHKTLDTVHVGVIAYEINGIITIFNRAAENIFSRNSWEIVGQKIDKFLKHENIGLLSTEDEIKDILIKVGQQNIIFNKLDLSSGGQITGGVMTLQVATKVEELGQKLRSELRSRGHQSKYSFRDLIFKSDKMKHCVSRALKMSGSNSNILILGETGTGKELFAHAIHNSSPRSKFSFVAINCSALPDNLLESELFGYEDGAFTGAKKGGKPGLFEQAHHGTIFLDEIGDVSQNLQRRFLRVLQQKEVLKVGGTKVVTVDVRVIAATNRNLAKLVREGEFRDDLYYRLKVLQLEVPPLRERIEDIPMLTAQFLKRFGANNSISKDVMQSLMDYKWPGNVRELENVIEHLVVMSDGNFKVADIPFVNGNTGKLTKSQSAENLFGQVLRGLNESHEELPETNEKARFLLKECSNIDVEAFILNSIYNERVSGKTVGRRTLVALAKAEGLILAENEVRVIIEKLRKTGLITVHRGRAGCKLTVKGYEYLNNI